Proteins found in one Lutimonas zeaxanthinifaciens genomic segment:
- the atpD gene encoding F0F1 ATP synthase subunit beta has protein sequence MAKITGKVSQILGAVIDVEFSSENELPKIYDSLEITRKDGSILILEVEQHIGEDTVRCISMDSTDGLSRGIEAVSTGNPIKVPVGEDIYGRLFNVNGDPIDGLKALPKDGKNGLPIHRSAPNFEDLSTSTEVLFTGIKVIDLIEPYSKGGKIGLFGGAGVGKTVLIQELINNIAKSHGGLSVFAGVGERTREGNDLLREMLESGIIKYGEAFEKSMEEGGWDLDKVDMSGLKESKLTFVFGQMNEPPGARARVALSGLTIAEYFRDGAGDGQGKDILFFIDNIFRFTQAGSEVSALLGRMPSAVGYQPTLATEMGAMQERITSTKNGSITSVQAVYVPADDLTDPAPATTFAHLDATTVLSRKIAELGIYPAVDPLDSTSRILNREVLGDEHYDTAQRVKETLQKYKELQDIIAILGMEELSEEDKLVVHRARRVQRFLSQPFHVAEQFTGIPGSLVDIKDTIKGFNMIMDGELDKYPEAAFNLRGTIEEAIEAGEKMLAEA, from the coding sequence ATGGCAAAGATCACAGGTAAGGTTTCTCAAATTTTAGGAGCGGTAATTGATGTTGAATTCTCTTCAGAGAATGAGCTTCCAAAGATTTATGACTCATTGGAAATAACCAGAAAAGATGGCTCTATATTGATACTTGAAGTTGAGCAACACATTGGTGAAGATACAGTACGATGTATCTCAATGGATTCAACAGATGGATTGAGTAGAGGTATTGAGGCTGTTTCCACAGGAAACCCTATTAAAGTTCCGGTAGGAGAAGATATTTACGGAAGATTGTTTAACGTGAACGGTGACCCGATTGATGGTTTAAAAGCACTTCCTAAAGACGGGAAAAATGGTCTGCCAATTCACAGATCTGCACCTAACTTTGAAGATTTATCAACTTCTACAGAGGTTTTATTTACAGGAATCAAAGTAATTGACCTGATCGAGCCCTATTCTAAAGGTGGAAAAATTGGTTTATTCGGTGGAGCCGGAGTTGGAAAAACGGTACTTATTCAGGAATTGATCAATAACATTGCAAAAAGTCACGGTGGTTTATCAGTGTTTGCAGGTGTAGGTGAAAGAACTCGTGAAGGAAATGACCTGTTAAGAGAAATGCTTGAATCAGGAATTATCAAGTATGGTGAAGCGTTTGAGAAATCAATGGAAGAAGGAGGATGGGACCTTGACAAAGTAGATATGTCTGGTTTAAAAGAATCCAAACTAACTTTCGTTTTCGGTCAGATGAATGAGCCTCCTGGGGCGCGTGCTCGAGTAGCTTTATCAGGATTGACAATTGCAGAGTATTTTAGAGATGGAGCAGGAGACGGACAAGGAAAAGACATTCTTTTCTTTATCGACAATATATTTAGATTTACACAGGCAGGTTCTGAGGTATCTGCACTTTTAGGACGTATGCCTTCAGCGGTAGGATACCAGCCAACACTGGCAACAGAAATGGGTGCTATGCAGGAGCGAATTACTTCTACGAAAAACGGATCGATTACTTCAGTACAAGCGGTTTATGTACCTGCGGATGACTTGACTGACCCGGCACCGGCGACAACCTTTGCTCACCTTGATGCAACAACGGTATTGTCACGTAAAATTGCTGAGCTTGGAATTTATCCTGCGGTGGACCCACTGGATTCGACTTCGAGAATTTTGAATAGAGAAGTACTTGGTGATGAGCACTATGATACAGCTCAAAGAGTAAAAGAAACACTTCAGAAATATAAAGAACTTCAGGATATTATTGCTATTCTTGGTATGGAGGAATTGAGCGAGGAGGATAAACTTGTTGTGCACAGAGCACGTAGAGTTCAAAGATTCTTGTCTCAGCCTTTCCATGTTGCTGAGCAGTTTACAGGTATTCCGGGATCTTTGGTTGATATTAAGGATACGATCAAAGGATTCAATATGATCATGGATGGTGAATTGGATAAATATCCGGAAGCAGCATTCAACCTTAGAGGTACGATCGAAGAAGCTATTGAGGCTGGTGAAAAAATGTTAGCAGAGGCTTAA
- a CDS encoding DUF6029 family protein, with protein MKAFHFFIIFCFGTQIAYSQFIDNFSAGLESTMTYYADDDKIINPGDTDFRSNTYLRFNYFNNEFSANIQLESYIEEALLGYSPVFNEKIGLSLFSLAYKKKNFSIEAGYFFDQFSEGLSYRSWEDRQLGLNNALLGANLSYQFKSLRLSGFAGKQKNGFDLSDGTLMGLNGFLNLTKKLDLDFSIVSRFQEFESDNPDFSEFTNLYSLKGIYTSGSFYSHLEYIHKGNDALVELGNVFDSRLFTGNALSLNLGYFKSGFGIDGTFRRLENMAFYTDREAYGNIYNELIVNYIPALTKQHNVGLSNIYVYQAQAQLSFLSGGKSGEIGQQIDAYYKFSKQKRFLTKYQTVLAINYSSWFGLKASYDLENRRYSSEFLAYGEQYYSDLNFEIKNQWSVNWKTRLLWINQYYNKSSVEGNGGKVNTNIIAMDSYLTVGSRNELRIQGEHLWTKDDAKNWAGGLIEYSFLQKFSIYASDLYNYGNDIDAERIHYYNAGATYRKGKTRFSLNYGRQRGGLICIGGVCRFVPKSNGLTFGMNLYL; from the coding sequence ATGAAGGCGTTTCATTTTTTTATCATTTTTTGTTTTGGAACTCAGATTGCCTATTCACAATTCATTGATAATTTTTCCGCAGGCCTGGAATCAACGATGACTTATTATGCGGATGATGACAAGATCATCAATCCCGGAGATACAGATTTTCGCTCAAACACTTATTTGCGGTTCAATTATTTTAACAATGAGTTCAGTGCAAATATTCAGCTGGAATCATATATCGAGGAGGCCCTATTGGGATATTCTCCTGTATTTAATGAAAAAATAGGTTTATCGCTTTTTTCACTGGCTTACAAAAAGAAAAATTTCAGTATTGAGGCCGGGTATTTCTTTGATCAATTCAGTGAGGGTTTGAGTTACCGGTCCTGGGAAGACAGACAACTAGGACTCAATAATGCCCTCCTCGGTGCCAATCTTTCCTATCAGTTTAAATCCCTGCGTTTATCAGGATTTGCCGGCAAACAGAAAAATGGGTTTGATCTGTCTGATGGAACTCTAATGGGATTAAACGGTTTTCTAAATCTGACCAAAAAACTAGATCTTGACTTTAGTATAGTAAGCCGTTTTCAGGAATTCGAATCGGACAATCCTGACTTTTCGGAATTCACGAATCTATATTCGCTCAAAGGAATTTATACGTCAGGTAGTTTCTATTCTCATCTGGAGTATATTCATAAAGGAAATGATGCCCTGGTTGAACTCGGGAATGTGTTTGACAGCAGATTATTCACCGGAAACGCTTTGTCTCTTAATCTGGGTTATTTTAAATCAGGATTTGGGATTGACGGTACCTTTCGAAGGTTGGAAAATATGGCTTTTTACACGGACCGGGAAGCCTATGGAAATATCTATAATGAACTTATCGTCAATTATATTCCCGCGTTAACAAAACAGCATAATGTAGGCTTATCAAATATTTACGTCTATCAGGCCCAGGCCCAGTTATCCTTTTTGTCAGGTGGCAAATCAGGGGAAATAGGTCAGCAAATCGATGCTTATTACAAGTTCTCAAAGCAAAAAAGATTTTTGACTAAATATCAAACCGTTCTCGCGATAAATTATTCCTCCTGGTTTGGCCTTAAGGCTTCCTATGATCTGGAGAACAGACGATATTCAAGTGAATTTCTTGCCTATGGTGAACAGTATTATTCAGACCTTAATTTTGAGATCAAAAATCAATGGTCAGTAAACTGGAAGACGCGTTTACTCTGGATCAATCAATACTACAATAAATCCTCGGTAGAAGGTAACGGGGGTAAAGTCAATACAAATATTATCGCGATGGACTCCTACCTGACAGTGGGTTCAAGAAATGAATTACGGATTCAGGGCGAGCATCTCTGGACCAAGGATGATGCGAAAAACTGGGCGGGTGGATTGATTGAATACAGCTTTTTACAAAAATTCTCTATTTATGCCTCGGACCTTTACAATTATGGAAACGATATCGATGCTGAGCGGATTCATTATTACAATGCCGGAGCGACCTATAGAAAAGGAAAAACACGATTCTCCCTGAACTATGGGAGACAACGAGGAGGGCTGATCTGTATAGGCGGGGTATGTCGGTTTGTACCTAAATCGAACGGTTTGACTTTTGGAATGAATCTGTACCTGTAA
- a CDS encoding F0F1 ATP synthase subunit epsilon, which yields MFLEIVTPEASIFQGDVDSVTVPGVVGEFQILNNHAPIVSLLQAGNVRISGNLEIEEAYQDKFSKGENNSKVLKINSGTIEMNDNKIIILVD from the coding sequence ATGTTTTTAGAAATAGTAACCCCCGAAGCAAGTATCTTTCAAGGAGATGTTGACTCTGTAACTGTACCTGGTGTAGTGGGAGAGTTCCAGATCCTTAACAACCACGCTCCGATTGTGTCTTTGCTTCAGGCAGGAAACGTTAGAATCAGTGGTAACCTAGAGATTGAAGAAGCTTATCAGGATAAATTCTCAAAAGGAGAGAATAATTCCAAAGTTTTGAAGATCAATAGCGGTACGATTGAAATGAATGACAATAAGATCATCATACTTGTTGATTAA
- a CDS encoding DUF3179 domain-containing (seleno)protein: MKKAFLILCLGFITLSCSDSSSDPVMNEPVFGTPVDDNEGWSFPLPLIDGTGRPFALAKDPVLFPVKNIDFIADEELTAVISMEGEIRVYPHKYLSKYESVNDEMKGVSFSMTYCPITQSALVLNRDYKIYNFVIRASGYLLYDNVILWDEATESYWSQILVECIKGPFKGEINETFNFIEMPWKTVKENFPEAVVFSNTSIDDNNQGENLAKNDIPKGDLVYGVIERRPGKEPNIFGYHYDDFQNGTVLYNPNIANLNTLVVGNESDHYITNYINDSNATFSAVQGAFPIVMKDSNDNYWDVFGRAVSGPREGDQLDSHTGFFALLWAFEKFYEDFTYVD, translated from the coding sequence ATGAAGAAGGCCTTTTTAATTTTATGTCTGGGTTTTATCACTTTGAGCTGTAGTGATAGTTCTTCGGACCCAGTAATGAACGAACCTGTTTTTGGAACACCGGTTGATGACAATGAAGGGTGGAGTTTTCCGTTGCCTTTGATCGATGGAACCGGAAGACCGTTTGCCCTTGCCAAAGACCCTGTACTTTTCCCTGTAAAAAATATTGACTTCATTGCCGATGAAGAGCTAACCGCCGTGATTAGCATGGAAGGCGAAATAAGAGTCTATCCTCATAAATACCTCAGCAAATATGAATCAGTCAATGATGAAATGAAAGGGGTTTCTTTTTCTATGACCTATTGCCCGATTACTCAAAGCGCTCTGGTTTTGAATCGCGATTACAAAATTTACAATTTTGTTATCCGGGCCTCAGGGTATTTGCTTTATGATAATGTGATCTTATGGGATGAAGCAACGGAAAGTTATTGGTCTCAGATATTGGTTGAATGTATAAAAGGCCCTTTTAAAGGAGAAATCAATGAAACTTTTAATTTTATTGAGATGCCATGGAAAACGGTTAAAGAAAACTTTCCGGAGGCCGTCGTTTTTTCGAATACAAGTATCGACGACAATAACCAAGGAGAAAATCTTGCAAAAAACGATATTCCCAAAGGTGACCTTGTTTACGGTGTCATTGAAAGAAGGCCAGGGAAAGAACCGAATATATTTGGTTATCATTATGATGATTTTCAAAATGGTACAGTTTTGTACAATCCGAATATTGCGAATTTAAACACACTTGTTGTAGGAAATGAATCAGATCATTACATTACAAATTACATTAATGATTCCAATGCAACCTTTTCAGCTGTTCAGGGAGCGTTTCCTATTGTTATGAAGGATAGTAATGATAATTATTGGGATGTTTTTGGACGCGCCGTAAGTGGACCCAGAGAGGGAGACCAACTTGATTCCCATACCGGATTTTTTGCATTGCTTTGGGCATTCGAAAAATTTTATGAGGATTTTACATATGTAGATTAA
- a CDS encoding parallel beta-helix domain-containing protein, translating into MIKKILIVLVVLMAGIAIGKFILNNGGGTVMPSPNALYHASSSDGVALRAKLEFTGTIHEVRKGDLIMDAVREASPGDLIRVYPGTYKETVYIDKDDISFQGIIKEGEWPVLDGSKELNDAFLYSGNGIRIENFKIVNYKGNGIMGQAGNNFILRNNWVIDAGVYGIFPQFGKNGLIEHNILTGIEDAAIYVGMCDNIDVLNNEVFGNVAGIEIENSRHCLVENNLAYDNTGGILAFITPGLPIKTTFDVIIRNNFVTKNNHENFGAPGSIVSGIPPGTGILVMAADDVIIENNIISGNDNAGIIITDFANGGAEASNDPDSEPNPDRITILDNFMIDNGNNPVGELKALMLTQLSTTGPDILAIGGGEGSSIRDIERYRTWGLGGFGKPEITSTSDRKTFLLDKPAEPRQISSKDLGEMTYYGICSGCHAYDIRLIGVPTNVIQMIYKDDPQGIVDYINNPKNLRDDYPEMPPQDYLSDDAKLAVAEYILTLKK; encoded by the coding sequence ATGATAAAAAAAATACTAATTGTCCTTGTAGTTTTAATGGCCGGAATTGCCATCGGAAAATTTATATTGAATAATGGGGGAGGAACCGTAATGCCTAGTCCGAATGCTTTGTATCACGCTTCTTCTTCTGACGGAGTGGCCCTTAGGGCTAAGTTGGAATTTACAGGAACCATTCATGAGGTAAGGAAAGGTGACCTGATCATGGACGCGGTTCGTGAGGCTTCTCCGGGTGATCTGATTCGGGTGTACCCGGGAACCTATAAAGAAACAGTATATATTGATAAGGATGATATCAGTTTTCAGGGCATTATAAAGGAGGGTGAATGGCCTGTCCTTGATGGAAGTAAGGAGCTCAATGATGCATTTTTGTATTCAGGCAATGGAATCCGTATTGAAAACTTCAAGATTGTCAACTATAAAGGCAATGGAATTATGGGCCAGGCCGGAAATAATTTTATACTCAGAAATAACTGGGTCATTGACGCCGGGGTCTACGGTATTTTTCCTCAGTTTGGAAAAAACGGACTCATTGAGCACAATATTCTGACCGGCATTGAAGATGCGGCCATTTATGTGGGTATGTGCGACAATATTGATGTGCTGAATAATGAGGTATTTGGCAATGTGGCCGGGATCGAGATCGAGAATTCCAGACATTGTCTGGTGGAGAATAATCTGGCTTATGACAATACAGGAGGGATTCTGGCCTTTATCACCCCGGGATTACCCATTAAGACCACTTTTGATGTGATTATACGCAATAACTTTGTAACAAAGAACAATCATGAAAATTTTGGAGCTCCAGGCTCCATTGTTTCCGGAATTCCCCCCGGAACCGGTATACTGGTTATGGCTGCGGATGACGTGATCATAGAAAATAACATCATCTCAGGAAATGACAACGCGGGGATCATTATAACCGATTTTGCAAATGGAGGGGCTGAAGCATCAAATGATCCGGATTCAGAGCCCAATCCTGACCGGATAACCATTTTGGATAATTTTATGATTGACAACGGGAACAATCCCGTAGGTGAATTAAAGGCATTAATGCTGACTCAACTTTCTACTACAGGTCCTGATATACTCGCTATTGGAGGTGGTGAAGGAAGCAGTATCAGAGATATCGAACGTTACCGCACCTGGGGCCTTGGAGGTTTTGGAAAACCTGAGATTACTTCAACCTCAGACAGAAAGACATTTTTACTTGATAAGCCAGCTGAACCCAGACAAATAAGCAGTAAAGATCTTGGAGAAATGACCTATTATGGAATTTGCTCAGGTTGTCATGCCTATGATATACGATTAATCGGGGTTCCTACCAATGTCATTCAGATGATCTATAAAGACGATCCGCAGGGAATTGTTGACTACATAAACAACCCCAAAAACCTTCGTGATGATTATCCTGAAATGCCGCCACAGGATTACCTCTCCGATGACGCTAAACTCGCTGTGGCTGAGTATATTCTGACTTTAAAAAAATAA
- a CDS encoding M1 family aminopeptidase, producing MKYFLRFVLLLFSLLGYGQEDLMSFDYLNEISKDEMKYAARKVAFKANPNTVNYDIKYHRLYWVVDPAIAEIEGEVTTHFTANNDMDEIVFDLADNMTVSGVKQRGVDLTFSQNNNDELIIKFPATISAKKLDSVSISYSGNPVSSGFGSFEISTHGSNVPVLWTLSEPYGAKGWWPCKQDLIDKIDSVDIFIQHPSQYKAASNGVLMSEKPWIFGNTITHWRHKHPIPAYLIAIAVTNYSVYKDNPKSLDFDIVNYVYPEDLSATKARTAVTTDIMILFNELFEMYPFADEKYGHAQFGWGGGMEHTTMSFMGSWSRGLIAHELAHQWFGNKITCGSWQDIWLNEGFATYLDGLVYENFEGEDTFKQWRRFVVDQVTQSPSGSTFVNDTTSVGRIFNGRLSYRKGAMILHMLRYKLGDDAFFRGIKNYLKDPDLAFSYALTSDLQRHLEEASGKGLEEFFKDWYYGEGYPSYEAIWSQKESDLILNIRIRQEQSHPSVSFFEMPVPVTVTGPFGEIEKLRLEVSENDQMFSAQLNFRAISVEIDPDYQLISKNNNAVLGLDDDSLQNMISVYPNPATDVLNIGLKGIIQIEKITIYNILGEKMMEKKDPSNRISLQRLEFGLHLVVIETDQGTMRKTILKK from the coding sequence ATGAAGTATTTTCTACGCTTTGTACTTCTATTATTTTCTCTTTTAGGCTATGGGCAAGAAGATCTGATGAGCTTTGATTATTTAAATGAAATATCAAAGGATGAGATGAAGTATGCGGCCCGGAAAGTTGCATTCAAAGCCAATCCTAATACGGTAAATTACGATATCAAATACCATCGGCTTTACTGGGTAGTAGATCCGGCGATTGCTGAAATTGAAGGAGAAGTCACTACCCATTTCACGGCAAATAATGACATGGATGAAATTGTCTTTGATCTCGCGGACAATATGACGGTTTCCGGAGTTAAGCAAAGAGGAGTAGATCTGACCTTTAGTCAAAATAACAATGACGAACTCATAATAAAATTTCCAGCGACGATCAGTGCAAAAAAGCTCGACTCCGTCTCAATAAGCTATTCAGGGAATCCCGTAAGTTCAGGGTTCGGGTCATTTGAAATCAGTACCCACGGGTCTAATGTTCCCGTCTTATGGACTTTATCCGAGCCTTATGGGGCCAAAGGTTGGTGGCCCTGTAAACAGGACCTCATTGACAAAATAGACTCTGTTGATATATTTATCCAGCATCCATCTCAATATAAGGCGGCATCAAACGGGGTATTGATGTCAGAGAAGCCCTGGATATTTGGAAATACAATTACGCACTGGCGGCACAAGCATCCTATTCCGGCATATCTGATTGCGATTGCGGTAACCAATTACAGTGTATACAAGGATAATCCCAAAAGCCTGGATTTTGATATTGTCAATTATGTGTATCCTGAAGATCTTTCGGCAACAAAGGCCAGGACGGCAGTTACTACAGATATTATGATCCTCTTCAATGAGCTTTTTGAAATGTACCCTTTTGCTGATGAAAAATACGGACATGCCCAGTTTGGATGGGGAGGAGGAATGGAACATACCACCATGAGCTTTATGGGTTCCTGGAGCAGAGGCCTGATCGCTCATGAACTGGCTCATCAGTGGTTTGGTAATAAGATCACTTGCGGAAGCTGGCAGGATATTTGGTTAAATGAAGGATTTGCCACCTACCTCGATGGACTCGTTTATGAAAATTTTGAAGGGGAGGACACCTTCAAACAATGGAGACGTTTCGTAGTGGATCAGGTAACTCAATCTCCTTCAGGATCAACCTTTGTCAATGATACGACCTCAGTGGGCAGAATATTTAATGGCAGACTTTCTTATCGTAAGGGCGCTATGATTTTGCATATGCTTCGTTATAAATTAGGAGATGATGCCTTTTTCAGAGGTATAAAAAATTATCTTAAAGACCCGGACCTTGCCTTTTCATATGCCTTGACCTCAGATCTTCAAAGGCATTTGGAGGAAGCGAGTGGAAAGGGACTCGAAGAATTTTTTAAAGACTGGTACTATGGAGAGGGTTATCCCAGCTATGAAGCAATCTGGAGCCAAAAGGAATCAGACCTGATTCTCAATATCAGAATTCGACAGGAACAATCTCATCCTTCGGTTTCGTTTTTTGAAATGCCAGTTCCTGTAACAGTTACAGGGCCCTTTGGGGAAATTGAAAAACTCAGGCTCGAAGTTTCAGAAAATGACCAGATGTTTAGCGCTCAGCTTAATTTCAGGGCTATATCCGTTGAGATTGACCCGGATTATCAACTGATATCAAAAAATAATAATGCCGTTTTAGGCCTCGATGATGATAGTCTGCAAAACATGATCTCCGTTTATCCTAATCCTGCAACGGATGTATTAAATATTGGTTTAAAAGGTATCATTCAAATAGAGAAAATAACGATATATAATATACTTGGAGAAAAAATGATGGAAAAGAAAGATCCTTCAAACCGAATTAGTCTGCAAAGACTTGAATTCGGCCTTCATTTAGTAGTTATTGAGACCGATCAGGGCACAATGCGGAAAACAATTCTGAAAAAATAG
- the rseP gene encoding RIP metalloprotease RseP has protein sequence METYIKIAQFLLSLSLLIILHELGHFIPAKLFKTRVEKFYLFFDYKFSIFKKRIGETVYGIGWIPLGGYVKISGMIDESMDKEQMAQPPKPWEFRSKPAWQRLIIMLGGVTVNFILGVFIYIMMLNAWGNDVVAPEDVKTGFYVSDLFKEYGFKDGDKILKVNGEVPENVLDINKFLFLRDVENIEVEHADGNNEVIDLPEDVGLQMWKTGNRDAFQPRIYAVLDSVIPGTPASEGGLKKNDIIRSLNDKRMVYWDEFTSVVRNNPENTEIKVTVERDGRELSFMITPGEDQKLGVYPQVYTEDVLSVTHKEYNFGESIVPGFSKAYWTLKDYMGQFKYVFTKKGATQLGGFITIGSIFPSRWDWQSFWNITALLSIMLGFMNLLPIPALDGGHVVFTLYEIISGRKPSDKFLEYAQITGFIILISLLLFANGNDIYKWLTGQF, from the coding sequence ATGGAAACCTATATAAAAATTGCCCAGTTCCTTTTAAGCTTGTCTTTGCTCATCATTCTTCATGAATTGGGTCACTTCATTCCCGCCAAATTATTTAAAACAAGAGTTGAAAAGTTTTATCTTTTCTTTGATTACAAATTCTCTATTTTCAAGAAGCGAATTGGAGAAACCGTTTATGGAATAGGATGGATTCCATTGGGAGGTTATGTGAAGATCTCAGGAATGATCGATGAAAGTATGGATAAGGAACAGATGGCCCAGCCTCCAAAGCCATGGGAATTCAGATCTAAACCGGCCTGGCAGCGATTGATCATCATGCTGGGAGGAGTTACCGTTAATTTTATTCTCGGTGTTTTTATCTATATCATGATGTTGAATGCCTGGGGTAACGATGTTGTGGCTCCTGAAGATGTAAAAACGGGTTTTTATGTATCTGATCTGTTCAAGGAATATGGATTTAAGGACGGCGACAAAATTCTAAAAGTCAATGGAGAAGTTCCTGAGAATGTTCTTGATATCAACAAATTTCTGTTTTTAAGGGACGTAGAGAACATTGAAGTGGAACATGCGGATGGCAATAATGAAGTTATCGATTTACCCGAAGATGTAGGATTACAAATGTGGAAAACCGGAAACCGAGATGCTTTTCAACCCAGAATATACGCTGTTCTTGATAGTGTAATCCCCGGTACTCCTGCTTCAGAAGGTGGCCTGAAAAAAAATGACATCATAAGGTCTCTCAATGACAAAAGGATGGTTTACTGGGATGAGTTTACAAGTGTCGTCAGAAATAATCCTGAAAATACCGAAATTAAAGTAACCGTTGAAAGAGACGGCAGAGAATTATCTTTTATGATCACTCCCGGAGAGGATCAGAAATTAGGGGTATATCCTCAGGTGTATACCGAAGATGTGCTCTCTGTAACCCATAAGGAATATAATTTTGGAGAAAGTATTGTTCCTGGTTTTTCAAAGGCTTACTGGACCTTAAAAGACTACATGGGACAGTTTAAGTATGTATTTACGAAAAAAGGTGCCACTCAACTTGGCGGATTTATTACTATAGGAAGTATCTTCCCTTCAAGATGGGATTGGCAATCATTCTGGAATATCACTGCCCTTTTATCCATTATGCTTGGGTTCATGAATTTATTGCCTATACCGGCACTTGACGGCGGTCACGTTGTTTTTACATTATACGAGATCATCAGCGGAAGAAAACCTAGTGATAAGTTTTTGGAATATGCTCAAATTACCGGATTTATCATCCTGATTTCTCTCTTGCTATTTGCAAACGGAAACGACATTTACAAATGGCTTACAGGACAGTTTTAG
- a CDS encoding TlpA family protein disulfide reductase gives MFKIISIYILFFSMLIPEVYAQKKLPIVYLTDLEGKRLSLNEMSEDHPVILSFWATWCEPCLRELSAMNKDMDLIENELNAKLAAISIDDSRTTSRIIPLLKGNEWSFQVFLDQNQDLKRTFNIIDIPHTIIVYKNKIRYENTGYINGDERVLYEEIRNIEKQ, from the coding sequence ATGTTCAAAATCATTTCCATATACATACTGTTTTTTTCTATGCTTATCCCTGAAGTATATGCACAGAAAAAACTTCCCATTGTTTACCTTACTGATCTTGAAGGAAAGCGACTTAGTTTAAACGAAATGAGTGAGGACCACCCAGTGATCCTAAGTTTCTGGGCTACCTGGTGTGAGCCCTGCCTGAGAGAACTTTCTGCCATGAATAAAGATATGGATCTGATAGAAAATGAACTTAATGCAAAGCTCGCTGCGATATCCATTGATGATTCCCGAACCACTTCAAGAATTATACCTCTTTTAAAAGGAAATGAATGGTCGTTTCAAGTGTTTTTAGACCAGAATCAAGATTTGAAAAGAACCTTTAACATCATAGACATTCCGCACACGATTATCGTTTACAAAAATAAAATCAGGTACGAGAATACAGGCTATATCAATGGAGATGAACGGGTTCTTTATGAGGAGATAAGGAATATAGAAAAGCAATAA